CTAGATTGAGGCATTATCCCAAACCTGTGATGGGCAATAAACTGAAAACATAAATGGGATTGCAAGAACCCAAGAGTTCTGtttaagaaaagggaaaaacaatgAAACCTAGTGGTGCCGCGGCCGCTATTTTGAGGTAGCGGTGCCATTTGATACCACTTGAGACCTAAAAAGTGGTATGAACAAATTTCACATCAATAGCAGTGGGCTGCAAAGAACAATGTAACGGATAATGGTCCACCATTTCCGATAAACCGATAGCTTTTAAGAAAATTCTCCTTCTCAAGTAAACAGAGAAAGAGTGTAGATGAGACACAATAACAACCAACAGGACAGAAAACAGAAAAGCAAATAAAACTTGAAATATTATGACTCAAGTAGAAATCAACTTCAAGTTTAGGGTTTCAAAACTTACATTATTTAGTTTCCTAGTCTATTGTAAAATTGAAGCTTGGGTCTAGGGATAACCAAATTACAAACTGCTATTAACAAAACAAATACAAACAAGCAGATATCAACAATCCAGATTACACCTAATTTGATTAAATACAAAATTACATCCCTCAGAAATTAAATAAGACTTCTTTTTTACATTTCTTATTCTCACATCTCTCCAACAAATTTTCGTTTTAACCCAAAGACTAAAGATTCAAAGCTAAATTAGTTCATATATTAACCttgtaattttcaaataaaagagCTTACCAACTTCCAAATTTCCTAAAAGGTTTCAGTTCAGGCATCAGCCAATGTCAATATTGGACAGATTAGCAAAGCCAGAGAAAGCAACAGACAGAGATAAGGCAATGGGAGAAAGCAAAGCAACGGCGTCGAATTGGGTTTTAGAAGGTGAATGGGGTCGGGCCGTAGGCGTCTTTTTCGGTGTCGGCGATGGGTTCTGGTTTTGGTAAGAAACGCAGCGCTTTGAGTTGAGAGGCTTATGAGAAATGTCCTTTTGTTtaggctttttagggttttttttttttttaatgaaaaattaatCAATAAACTCAATTTCACgaatattttaagaatttaaattttttttttaaaatttaaattttaattcttatgattgatttgggtttaatttttaacatacttatatattttcctaattaaattcatccaaaaatggtgGATGTATAGTTGAATTGTCTTCCTTTATAGTTTATATTACACAATTATCAGACCTAGGATATCACCAAATACTTTAGGTGTGTGGCTATGATACCAATAAAAAGTTCAAAGTCTAATAGTGAGTTGTGTTAAAAAAATTGCGTACACCAAATTATACACAAACATGAAAAGAACAAAAGATTAAATATAGAAAGTTGTTAACACGATTTAAACCTATCCTACATCCGTACATTTGCAAGACTTTACCCAAAAAAGAATTTCACCATACTAAATCTAATATTACATGCAATGATTGAGTTAAATCTATCCTAACCATCGGATAATTTCAGACTTGTAAGCAATGATTTAAGGTTAATTTTTGTCTTAATCATTCAATAATTGCTGATGAACTTACCCAAATTGCTTTTGATAATTTAGCATTGATTATGGTTTCAAATTGCTTTTGATACCAAAAATTTTCACAGGTATTTACAATTTCTAAATTCCCTGTTATGCCTGAAGAAATTGATTGAGTAGCCATTCGTAAAGGATGAAATACAGTGCAGATTGCCAAGGAAGCATAGACAGGGCAGAGGCAGAGGCAGAGGCAGAGGCAGAGGTAGAGCCCCCTTCATATTCCCTGTTATTTCCTCTTAATCTTATATCCATGTTCATATTGAGTCGATTGATACATCAATCGAGAAACAACGGAgataaacaaaatcaaaatttatagaaGAGCCCACATTGTACTACATGCAGAGgggaaaaaaaatagttttgctACAATATAGGAAAGCCATACTCCATTCATTTGATTCATACATGATATTTGCAATGAAGAACAAAGGAAGGAAATAAGGTTTGGGTTTTAGAGGGACAACCCAGACTCCTCATCCTCTTCCAGGGAGGCAGTATAGATGAAGTAAAGAGCCCAGATCAGGCCGAACACACCAAACAGGATCCACCCGAGGAGGTTGTTGCTCAAACCAAAGGGAAGTCCTGTTCCTTCAGTGGACATTCTCTCGTCCACCAGAGCAATGGCTGGGCTTGACATGGTTGCTGCACAGGCTGCTGCCAGCAATGATGCACTCATCCCCATGTTTGACCCATTCTCACTCTTCTTCTCCATGCTACACATCATCATCACCTTCCCCCTCTTTCCCATTGTTGGCAACCCTGCAAGTTCAATATGCAGTTTGAGGTGAAAATGCCCATTGACCACCCTTGAAAAAGAACCCAATAAAATACTTACCAATGGGGACTGGGGATGCAATCCTGGGCAATGTCTTGTGAACAAGAGCTGCAGGGGTGGTGGTAGCCGAGATGGTTGCCATGACAGATTGATTTTTTGCAACAAAGCCGAGTTGGATCCAAAGGGTTACCCGTTTGTTTATTTCATatactttgaaaacagaatttaCAATGATTAATACCGTTGGTCCAGAATCAGACCAGACTCAGAGATAGCATAACCCTTCGTTTTGATATCCCCTATCCACATTTGCCCAACCAGTTCCATCCACGTGTCACGTCATCCTTCTTATAAAACAAAGATTGATCCAGGAGGGACAACAAAGTTAATGGTCCCTGACCCaacttaaattattttcatattttcaatagCTTTATAATATctccataataataataataatttatttgcttcCTCTTTCATTTCAAGAATCCGTGATAGAACCTAGTGGAATTGTGATTATAACAATTGTACAAAGGTATACCTGCAATGCAGCATCCCTACAGAAACTTATTACCTTTGGTCATTGCCACAAATAAGACTAAACCCCTGAAATGTTACCCGCCTGAACTATTCTGGGGGGTAAAAATTGGGTTAAAAAATTACATCAATGAATCAAATAATTCCACTTCTATGCCGTGATCATATCAATTATTCATGGATATTGCACTGCTGTAAGTAAGGGTGGTCATACTGCATATGTTTGCTCCAATAGCCTTTATATTTAGCAATTCCTATTTCCAACCAGGGTTTCATGACTCCATCATAGTGTATAACTGCTGCCCATTCGATTTCAGCACGCCGAAGACCTGAGTGATAGCCAAGCCCTAGCGCATGCCATCTCCTTTCTAAAGCCACAGTCTGGTTGTAGAAAGTAATCCAACCTAAGGGCAAGCTTCCTGCCTTCCACAATGGCCTCTTAAGTCCCTGTCATCAAACACCAAACAAACAAGTTGGATAATAAAAcacaattattatttaaaaatgaaaagaattcaaaataataccagctttgaattgaattgaatataaatacACCTTTAAATCATGTTAGGAGCAGATATGCAGCGTGCAAAATACTTTGAAGAAACTAATATGAATGTATAAACTAGATGACACTGATGTTTAGGTATGAATCAATTCCAACCCATAAAAGGTCTTTGCTTGTCAGTGTTCATCATTCACAGGTCATCGTACGACAAAGCTTAGACAGATATAGAACTCTCTAGGGAATAAAGAGGAAAAGGGGGTAAGAAAGATGACCTATCTTGAAATTTACAAGCATATCATATTAGCAGTAAGCAAAAGCAAATTCAAAGGAAGTGCTAGCCCCATACCAGTTGCAGGTAATTTCTGTAAAGCATggttaatttttttcttctccaTTGATGGAGATCAAACAAATTCATACCAAATGCCCATGTGCAAGCATGTGCATTAAACTTCTTTGCCAAAAACGGGTCCGAAAAGTTCAAAAACATGCGCATTGTACGAAATGAAGCTTCACTTTCCAGACAAGTCTCCACAGCTGCATTTACTTTCCCCTTCATGTCAACACTCCAAATTCCAGTTAAATCTCTTTGCACTACCACATCATGATCTAAGAGCACAATCTTATTCAGTGCTGGAAATACGTCTGGCAGATAGAACCGCAGATGATTAAGGGCTGAACTATATCTTGGATCATACGACTTTTGTTCCTTCAATGTTGAATTATACTTGGTTGACAACCAATCAAAACTTTCTATACTCTGAATATGAATTGTAGCTTTGCCAGGAGGATTTAATAAAAACCACATTGACATTGCTGGGAGGTTGAGGTAATTGGTCACCACATGAAAAACAATTTTCTCTGGCTCCTGCATAACCAAGTATTAGTTACCAGGGTATATTACATCCACAACAGGTAATCAGAGGTCCATCCTGAGCTAGCTATAGTTAACTCATCAAAGTAAGGGGAGTAATGACAGAAGAGTATTTTCTTTTTAAGGGGGAAATTAATCTAATGGCAGGTTAGGGATAAGCTTTGGTATATAGGAAATGTGAAAGAACTCCATGGAGAATTTGGGAAAGCTCAATCCATTACTATTCATTATAAATTTCAAGTGTTTCAATTATTGTCCAGCAATGTAAAACCACAACCTTCAGAGCATCCTAGCATAATTATCACACACAATTTTGTTATGTGATTGTTTAGAATGATAAATACTCTATAAACAACTATGtttaacataataaaaaaagCAGGGATTGAAATTTATTGAAAATCACCGAAGGCTAACCTTTGCAGATGAAATTGTGGAATTAATAACCACTGCACAAGCCAGAATATTGTCAGAAAATACTGCATAGTGATAAAGGTCCGGATCATTCAAATTTTTTTGGTTAGGGAACTCCCTTTCCTCGGGTTGAAGGGAAAAATATTCTGCTGTCAGCTGCATAGAGAGGCAGTGAAGGCCCTTAGGGGTAGTCCTTCCAGCAAGTTGAACAAGATATGACTCTTCATTCTTCCGTGCCCTAATCTGGTCTTCAGCATTGTAAGCCATGGCACGAAGTTTTCTGACCATCGCAGAGCAGTCAGGGAATACTAGACTTGCTTTGGCCAACAAAATCTCCATAGATCTCATCTTCTGTGAAGCCCTGAAAATTCAACAGTTTTTCAGATATAGAGTTAAGTGAAGGCAAATTCAACCCTAAATctaagctaattcacttaataCTATTCAAGAGCTCATGTTTATGATTGAATATAAGTTGCagtgataaaattattattttaaaaatctattaCCTCCTTGGCAATTCTGAATCCATGCTGGCTTCGCCGACTGTTCGCTCAACATCTTTGATTCGtgttcgcaactctttcaccaaGTGACTATTACGACCAGGCGGTGCAAAATTTAAGTATACTTTTGCTCTAATGAGCTGATCTCTCATCTGCTTTACCTTCTCATCCATTACCTTGTGTGATAGGGACCGTAAATGTTGATCATGGCTACCTGTTTCTTGATTGTATTGTTCCTGcaacaaataaattattgttaactATATGTTACAAATATATTGAAACAAACATGACTTGCTCTAGCTCTAACCATtttcgaaagaaaagaaaaaatagctGACATCCCCACTGAACCCAAAAAGAACAGTAACCCTCAATTTGATGGCAATATTGCCAATTAAATTTGTGGTAGAAAAAGGGCTTTTCTGTTTCTTATTCTCATAGTGTGTTCTGGTATGGCTCAGATTTTGGATACAACACACTGCTTCACCAGTTCTTGCATTACAATCCAACAAATATACAATCTAATTTTAGTAGGAAGCAATTTAAATACAATGGACAGGGAATtgtggtacaaattgataaaaggAGATGGTCTGGCAAAATTGGCAAGACATTTATAATTTCAATACCAACATATGCTTTTGCTCACGAGATTGAAAAGCATACATTACTGCAACCATCTATAGTCTACACTTGGATTCAAATGTATAGCATCTCAGCATACTTGGAGTTAAATGTTCAGACACATACACACCTTTTCCCTGGAGTTTAGCCGTATTATATTCTGCTGATTTTGATGGTCGCCTTTTCCTTTACCATTAGTTCCTGAATATAGAAAGTGGAGCAACACAGAGTCACACTCACATTAGCTCTATGACCTAGAAGTCAATTAAAAGACTCTATAAGCACCCAGAACTACTAACCATTTGCTTCTAACAATTTTGATGTATCTTGCGGATCCCCCAATTGATCGAAATCAGGATTCTGGTTAGAACCGTGATTAACTGCAGAACTGAAATCCTTCTCTTTGAAAACAACTACTTTTGGACCTTTTAAACCTTCGGCAGCTTCCTGAATAAAAAGCAACAAAGATTGAATTGCATACGGTCAAAACTCAAAACCACTTGAAGAAAAAACGTTCAAAGCAAACTACACTAAATCCATACATCTCAAAGTTACCTGTTCTATTGCGTTAAGTCTTAAATCATCTTTCATATACTTCTGTATCAAATAAAGCAAAAGAACACGTTAGAAATCTaccaaaaaaatgaagaaaaaaaatacagCAGATCCGAGTAAGAGAGATCTATACAATACTGGCTAAATCCTCCACAGAATCCTTCCGCCCTGCCGTGACAGAATCATAAATGCAAAGAAAACAGGAACAGTCAACATCCCGacagttaaattaaataaaaatcacagAAGGCCAAAAATGAAACACACCAATATTtcttttatacaaaaaaaaaaaaggtaagcgCGACTTATTTAGCTTAAAATTATAAGTGTTCTCCTATAATCTAAAATCTACATAGACGAAGAATATTACCAATGAAAGCGAGAGGGTTAAGTCTCTGCGAAACCAACACGATTTGAGCGAATacagagaaagagagaaaagagaggatTAGAATCCTCTGCCAATGACGATGAAACTTCTTCATGAGTGAATACAAACTGCTAAAAGAATTCGCTGAACTCTGAACAGAAAGTTAAGAATATGATAATCGCTTATTCAGTTTATTAATCGTTCTCCCAAAAGAAAAACACCATTCAAAGATTCAAATCGACATCCATTCGATGCCAGAATTACAAGGAACAGCAGTTTAAGAAATACGAAAATCTAGGGTTTCTAGCGGTGATTTTGCCGCTCTTTCcagaggaaaggaaaaaaaaatagtttaagagCTTCGTTCACGTTCTGCGGCTGGGGCAGATGGACTTTCCTTTTCAACTACCTTCATTTTCCAGCTttcttttttattactattttctttCTGATCTGGAATTTAATGTTTTTTCTGATCTGGAATTctagatttatatatatacgcCTTGGGGTTCCAAGTTTCGGAGAAAAAAGGATTTGAATCGCGGGAAATGCGAGATAGCGATGGATAGGGTGGTACCGCAGTCATTTTGTTGATGTTATGTACGAGGAATATTGACCGTTGATATTAGTCAAAAATATTTAGTATGATGAGTTTGCGACCGAGATGATGCTCGGACTTGTTTGTCAACTTATCTCTAGGATTTTGTGGGCTCCTTTTCAGCTCCTGTCTGTTGGGCTGTCTACAGCAatgcaatgaaattaaattaaatttaaggataaattctaaaatagttttttttatgtcaagttatattttagtcacctatgtttaaaatgttagattttagtcacttacattatcacgttgtaacattttagtcactaaaccATTAATTACCCTTAATTGTTTAATGGTGTTAAATCATCATTCCAAACAAAAattataggttaatttatacaagtttccattttttttttcgttttaagcaatttaattttttcttttatgttttttaactttcctttttttctttatttttcattcttttctgcTTCTACCTCTGTTTTCAtcctctctcaatttcttttaaatgtagtttttctatattttcaatttgttaaaattagtccctatacttttatttttcgaACAATTTAACTTTTTCGAGGGAGGCaagcttgtggactagttttaacaaatgaaaaacatagaaaaactacattaaaagtaATGAAGAATGGAAAAATATAGAGGGAGAaatagaagaaaaggaaaaataaagaaagaaagttaaaagaacataaaaaatttaaattgctgaaaatgaaaaagatataggaaccaattgtagaatttaacctaaaattttcgtttgaaatgatgactTAATGTGCCACGTCAGTTtactgttacaccgttaacggTAATTAATGGCTTAGTGAccaaaatgttacaacatgataatataagtgactaaaacataaaatttcaaacacaagtgactaaaatgtaacctgaggcaaacaaaagtaacTGTTTTGATAATTTAtcctaaatttaaaatataaaatactatttaattttatttttaaaactcttaaaatatttaaaaatttaaatctgtttcaaataaatagattttaatcaaataaactaATATCACCACACAAACAAATCATTTGAAATTAAatccaaaacaaaatcaaaatttatcatgaaattaactaaattatacaataaatcaaataaaattaataaa
The Gossypium hirsutum isolate 1008001.06 chromosome A07, Gossypium_hirsutum_v2.1, whole genome shotgun sequence genome window above contains:
- the LOC107955464 gene encoding photosystem II reaction center W protein, chloroplastic encodes the protein MATISATTTPAALVHKTLPRIASPVPIGLPTMGKRGKVMMMCSMEKKSENGSNMGMSASLLAAACAATMSSPAIALVDERMSTEGTGLPFGLSNNLLGWILFGVFGLIWALYFIYTASLEEDEESGLSL
- the LOC107955463 gene encoding probable galacturonosyltransferase 6; this translates as MKKFHRHWQRILILSFLSFSVFAQIVLVSQRLNPLAFIGRKDSVEDLASIKYMKDDLRLNAIEQEAAEGLKGPKVVVFKEKDFSSAVNHGSNQNPDFDQLGDPQDTSKLLEANGTNGKGKGDHQNQQNIIRLNSREKEQYNQETGSHDQHLRSLSHKVMDEKVKQMRDQLIRAKVYLNFAPPGRNSHLVKELRTRIKDVERTVGEASMDSELPRRASQKMRSMEILLAKASLVFPDCSAMVRKLRAMAYNAEDQIRARKNEESYLVQLAGRTTPKGLHCLSMQLTAEYFSLQPEEREFPNQKNLNDPDLYHYAVFSDNILACAVVINSTISSAKEPEKIVFHVVTNYLNLPAMSMWFLLNPPGKATIHIQSIESFDWLSTKYNSTLKEQKSYDPRYSSALNHLRFYLPDVFPALNKIVLLDHDVVVQRDLTGIWSVDMKGKVNAAVETCLESEASFRTMRMFLNFSDPFLAKKFNAHACTWAFGMNLFDLHQWRRKKLTMLYRNYLQLGLKRPLWKAGSLPLGWITFYNQTVALERRWHALGLGYHSGLRRAEIEWAAVIHYDGVMKPWLEIGIAKYKGYWSKHMQYDHPYLQQCNIHE